The Mixophyes fleayi isolate aMixFle1 chromosome 1, aMixFle1.hap1, whole genome shotgun sequence genome includes a region encoding these proteins:
- the LOC142122987 gene encoding uncharacterized protein LOC142122987, producing the protein MSRDRRGEQAEEREMEVEGSEEGEGEVEETGQGRKTKTGRNVRFSHDENCVLVHNIIPCYEVILGNLAARTPLRRRHQLWGRVCDAVNAVGPLKRTVAHCRKRFSDIKRRLKEKMAQERRSTRHTGGGPPLRMEYTTYEEELRQIMPAEIVEGINVQDTDSPSFGQVVESPGPQFSPSARPTPPPSMRDSGTDEQAGPSSYQPPQAESLEMSPEPEDQTTITLVTVDAPVSGLQEVSPGPAKPSHHQPAPAPMDPAREMALSIGAFQQQQTLFMDRQTGHMSHIAAQLRRIHRSTSQIPAAINRLASALEQTNVQLAQMSGSVDAMHSSIREGNANVIRLAGQLQQELIARLPAPFSSASTSAASTPTTSLQSTPPRRGARTRGGRGRGESGTKHSDMPAKRHR; encoded by the exons atgtccagagataggaggggagaacaggctgaggagagggagatggaggttgaggggtcagaggagggagagggagaggttgaggagacaggacagggcaggaagaccaagacagggaggaatgtgcgcttctcacatgatgagaattgtgtgttggtgcacaacatcattccctgctacgaggtcatcctagggaacctggcagcccggactcctctaaggcggcgtcaccaactgtgggggagagtctgtgatgccgtgaacgcggtgggcccactgaagcggacagtggcacactgccgcaagcgcttctctgatattaagaggaggcttaaagagaagatggcccaggaaaggaggtcgacaaggcacacgggtggtggccccccacttcgtatggagtacaccacgtacgaggaggagctgcgccagataatgccggctgaaattgtagagggcataaatgtccaggacaccgactcgccctcttttggccaagtagttg aatcgccaggaccgcagttcagtcccagtgccagacctacacctccaccttcaatgagagattcgggcacagacgagcaagcag ggccctcttcataccagccacctcaggcggagtcattggaaatgtcccctgagccagaggatcaaacgaccatcaccctggtaacagtggatgcccctgtgtctggcctccaggaagtttcacctggccctgctaaaccatcacaccaccaacctgcacctgcacctatggacccagccagagaaatggcgctgtctattggcgcattccagcagcaacagacattattcatggacaggcaaactgggcacatgtcacacattgcggcccagttgaggcgaatacaccgctccacgagccaaatccctgctgcaataaaccggctggcaagcgctttggagcagacgaatgtgcagctggcccaaatgtctgggtctgtggacgccatgcattcctccattcgcgaggggaatgccaacgttatccggctggcaggccaactccagcaggaactgattgcccgcttgccggcccctttttcatcggcctccaccagtgccgctagtacgcctaccacatctctacagagtactcctccaaggagaggtgctcgcaccaggggtgggcgagggaggggagagagtggcaccaagcatagcgatatgcctgcaaaaaggcatcgctag